A genomic region of Streptosporangium lutulentum contains the following coding sequences:
- a CDS encoding alkaline phosphatase PhoX has protein sequence MERRTFLRASVLGASTVAFTGSLWQGAFAAPAQNAPGPYGALLAADANGIRLPAGFTSKVIARSGQAVPGTSYTWHSAPDGGACFADGSGWIYVSNSEVNPGGGASALRFDSSGNVVSANSILSGTRQNCAGGATPWQTWLSCEEVALGYVYETYPFGGAAVRRPAMGRFKHEAAAADPVRKVIYLTEDETNGRFYRFVPTTWGDLSAGRLQVFVAGSATSGSFTWADIPDPDGSPTVTRSQVSGSKSFNGGEGCYYANNTVWFTTKGDNRVWQVNLAAGTYELAYDDSLVSPGTAPLTGVDNVTGSTFGDLYVAEDGGNMEICLITPDDKVSSFLRINGQGSSEITGPAFAPAGNRLYFSSQRGTSGSSSGGITYCVTGPFRT, from the coding sequence ATGGAACGCCGTACATTCCTTCGTGCCTCGGTGCTCGGCGCGAGCACCGTGGCCTTCACCGGAAGCCTCTGGCAGGGCGCTTTCGCGGCCCCCGCCCAGAACGCCCCCGGTCCCTACGGCGCCCTGCTGGCCGCCGACGCCAACGGCATCCGGCTTCCGGCGGGATTCACCAGCAAGGTGATCGCCCGCTCCGGGCAGGCGGTCCCCGGTACCTCCTACACCTGGCACAGCGCCCCGGACGGCGGCGCCTGTTTCGCCGACGGCAGCGGCTGGATCTACGTGTCCAACTCCGAGGTCAACCCCGGCGGAGGCGCCTCGGCGCTCCGGTTCGACTCCAGCGGCAACGTCGTCTCCGCGAACTCGATCCTGTCGGGCACCCGGCAGAACTGCGCCGGCGGCGCGACGCCGTGGCAGACCTGGCTGTCGTGCGAGGAGGTCGCTCTCGGGTACGTCTATGAGACCTACCCCTTCGGCGGCGCCGCGGTACGGCGTCCGGCCATGGGCCGCTTCAAGCACGAGGCGGCGGCGGCCGACCCGGTCCGTAAGGTGATCTACCTGACCGAGGACGAGACCAACGGCCGGTTCTATCGATTCGTCCCGACGACCTGGGGCGACCTGTCCGCCGGCAGGCTGCAGGTGTTCGTCGCGGGCTCGGCGACCAGCGGCTCCTTCACCTGGGCCGACATCCCCGACCCCGACGGTTCTCCGACCGTGACCCGCAGCCAGGTCTCGGGCTCCAAGTCCTTCAACGGCGGCGAGGGCTGTTACTACGCCAACAACACGGTCTGGTTCACCACCAAGGGGGACAACCGGGTCTGGCAGGTCAACCTCGCCGCGGGCACGTACGAACTCGCCTACGACGACAGCCTCGTCAGCCCCGGCACGGCGCCGCTGACCGGCGTGGACAACGTCACCGGTTCGACCTTCGGCGACCTCTACGTCGCCGAGGACGGCGGCAACATGGAGATCTGTCTGATCACTCCGGACGACAAGGTCTCCTCGTTCCTGCGGATCAACGGCCAGGGCTCCTCGGAGATCACCGGCCCGGCCTTCGCCCCCGCCGGCAATCGCCTCTACTTCTCCTCCCAGCGCGGCACGTCCGGCTCCTCTTCAGGGGGGATCACCTACTGCGTGACCGGCCCGTTCCGCACCTGA
- a CDS encoding universal stress protein, with protein sequence MAAHVVVGADGSSPSETAVEWAAEDAARRGCDLRIVHVHEPTKYDDSVRASPGLHDSAAEYGQDVLEKAAQQARARAPRIEVSISLESGGVVEVLRREAEDAEQLVVGSRGLGGFAGLLLGSITRSLAGHVAAPIVVVKEVPEQGRGEIAVGYDGSEHSATTLRYAFEEAARRRARLHTIHTWQMPMMGLYTVAYTPLLEDIMAAEQCTATNALSPWREKYPGVEVKQTVSCEHPVAALRDASAAADLVVVGSRGLGAFESAVLGSVSHGVLHHAHCPVAVVNADGEE encoded by the coding sequence ATGGCAGCGCATGTGGTGGTGGGTGCGGACGGCTCGTCCCCCTCGGAGACCGCGGTTGAGTGGGCCGCCGAGGACGCCGCGAGGCGTGGTTGCGATCTCCGGATCGTCCACGTGCACGAACCGACGAAATATGACGACTCGGTGCGGGCGTCGCCGGGCCTGCACGACTCGGCGGCGGAGTACGGCCAGGACGTGCTGGAGAAGGCGGCCCAGCAGGCGCGGGCCCGCGCTCCACGGATCGAGGTGAGCATCTCGCTGGAGAGCGGCGGGGTGGTCGAGGTTCTCCGGCGGGAGGCCGAGGACGCCGAGCAGCTCGTGGTCGGCAGCCGGGGGCTGGGCGGGTTCGCCGGTCTGCTGCTCGGGTCGATCACGCGATCTCTGGCCGGTCATGTGGCGGCGCCGATCGTGGTCGTCAAGGAGGTCCCGGAACAGGGCCGGGGGGAGATCGCCGTCGGATACGACGGCTCGGAGCATTCGGCGACGACGCTGCGGTACGCCTTCGAGGAGGCGGCGCGCCGCAGAGCCCGGCTGCATACGATCCACACATGGCAGATGCCGATGATGGGGCTGTACACCGTGGCCTACACCCCGCTGCTGGAGGACATCATGGCCGCGGAGCAGTGCACCGCCACGAACGCCCTCAGCCCCTGGCGGGAGAAGTACCCCGGGGTGGAGGTCAAGCAGACGGTGAGCTGCGAGCATCCGGTCGCGGCCTTGCGGGACGCCTCGGCCGCCGCCGACCTGGTGGTGGTCGGCTCACGAGGGCTGGGCGCCTTCGAGTCCGCCGTTCTGGGCTCGGTGAGTCATGGGGTCCTGCACCATGCCCACTGCCCCGTCGCGGTGGTGAACGCCGACGGTGAGGAATGA
- a CDS encoding DUF1918 domain-containing protein, with amino-acid sequence MKAAIGDKLVIEGGRTGEARRVGVIVELRNPDGSPPYVVRWLHVEHETLVFPGPDAHVMTEEQERITTS; translated from the coding sequence ATGAAGGCAGCGATAGGGGACAAGCTGGTCATCGAAGGCGGCCGGACCGGTGAGGCCCGGCGGGTCGGCGTGATCGTGGAACTGCGCAACCCGGACGGCTCTCCGCCCTACGTGGTGCGGTGGCTCCACGTCGAGCACGAGACCCTCGTGTTTCCCGGCCCCGACGCGCACGTGATGACCGAAGAGCAGGAGCGGATCACGACGTCGTGA
- a CDS encoding MATE family efflux transporter, translating into MRRIIRSAFPLYLSASASIVGSSVVAATLGNFGTAALAAFALTNAVFIPAGMAVAGALRGSMPFVAAHRDDPEALRPTVKDGMWLAICIGMIGAVAVATVPLTARVAGVPAQTLDALGAFPLILAAALLVTAISVSATSMLIGLGHTTAVMRAGLANTCISVALILTLVLGPGPLPSLGLPGAGLAMLAANLAGAIIAHTALRQATVLAGQPLRPGRPQWARIWRMARVGLPMGATLLIKFSGLGVLAFAVARVSTTEVAAHQVLVVMSTFVFLPAPTVGQASVPLIAIAAKSGDRPGVRRGLLAGLTVTLPVLALSGLMVWIFADTLIRLFTSDPQVHALVLTLIPVLLLSVLADGAQALPGFGLLAMTRTMPSLLTFVIGYGLLSMAAVPIATAGGLTWVWAAYAGTALLLVIGQTAGFWWYSRTSESTSARG; encoded by the coding sequence GTGCGGCGGATCATCCGCTCCGCGTTCCCTCTGTACTTGTCGGCGAGCGCCTCCATAGTGGGCAGTTCGGTCGTCGCCGCCACCCTGGGCAACTTCGGTACGGCCGCGCTGGCCGCCTTCGCCCTGACCAACGCCGTGTTCATTCCCGCCGGTATGGCGGTCGCCGGTGCGCTTCGCGGGTCGATGCCCTTCGTCGCCGCGCACAGGGACGACCCTGAGGCGCTGCGCCCGACCGTCAAGGACGGCATGTGGCTGGCGATCTGCATCGGGATGATCGGAGCGGTCGCCGTGGCCACCGTACCGCTCACCGCCCGCGTCGCCGGGGTGCCGGCACAGACCCTTGACGCGCTCGGCGCCTTCCCGCTGATTCTCGCGGCCGCGTTGCTCGTCACGGCCATCAGCGTCTCCGCCACCTCCATGCTGATCGGCCTGGGGCACACGACCGCGGTCATGCGCGCCGGCCTGGCGAACACCTGTATTTCGGTGGCCCTCATCCTGACGCTGGTGCTCGGGCCCGGACCGCTCCCCTCGCTCGGCCTACCGGGTGCCGGCCTGGCCATGCTGGCGGCGAACCTGGCAGGGGCGATCATCGCTCATACCGCTCTGAGGCAGGCGACGGTGCTGGCCGGCCAGCCGCTCCGGCCGGGGAGGCCGCAGTGGGCCCGGATCTGGCGAATGGCCAGGGTGGGCCTGCCGATGGGGGCGACACTCCTCATCAAGTTCAGCGGGCTCGGCGTCCTGGCCTTCGCGGTGGCCCGGGTGTCCACGACCGAGGTCGCCGCCCACCAGGTGCTGGTCGTCATGTCGACCTTCGTGTTCCTGCCGGCTCCGACGGTCGGGCAGGCCTCCGTGCCGCTGATCGCCATAGCGGCCAAGAGTGGTGATCGTCCGGGCGTGCGCCGGGGATTGCTGGCCGGGCTGACGGTGACGCTTCCGGTGCTGGCGTTGAGCGGTCTGATGGTGTGGATCTTCGCCGACACGCTGATCCGGCTGTTCACCTCCGATCCGCAGGTCCACGCCCTGGTCCTCACGCTGATCCCGGTGCTGCTCCTGAGCGTGCTCGCCGACGGCGCCCAGGCTCTGCCCGGTTTCGGGCTGCTGGCGATGACGCGGACCATGCCCAGCCTGCTCACCTTCGTGATCGGTTACGGGCTGCTGTCCATGGCCGCCGTCCCGATCGCGACCGCCGGGGGCCTCACCTGGGTGTGGGCCGCTTACGCGGGCACCGCTTTGCTGCTTGTGATAGGCCAGACGGCCGGGTTCTGGTGGTACAGCCGCACGTCGGAATCGACATCGGCCAGGGGGTGA
- a CDS encoding zinc-binding alcohol dehydrogenase family protein: MNERPATPAGPEARGGRAPRPAPSRSAIPDEMDAWVVARPGPIGSGPLERVRLPVPVPGPGEVLVEVEACGVCRTDLHLAEGDLSPRRPRTVPGHEVVGRVVASGPASERLAPGSRVGVAWLRSTCGRCRHCLRGAENLCPFSTYTGWDADGGYAGYLTVPEDYAYPLPEDVPAEKLAPLLCAGIIGYRALLRCDLPPGGRLGIYGFGGSAHLTAQVALAQGATVHVLTRSARARELARTLGAASAGGDTDAPPEPLDAAILFAPVGELVPVALAALDRGGVLAVAGIHLSDIPPLNYQRHLFQERTLRSVTANTRADGRAYLDLASAHPPRVTTVPYPFDSADRALDDLAAGRFEGAAVLIEDANAHERT, translated from the coding sequence GTGAACGAACGCCCGGCGACACCCGCCGGCCCGGAGGCCCGGGGCGGGCGAGCCCCCCGGCCCGCGCCGTCGCGGTCCGCGATCCCCGACGAGATGGACGCCTGGGTGGTCGCCCGGCCTGGGCCGATCGGCTCCGGGCCTCTGGAGCGGGTCCGGCTCCCGGTTCCCGTGCCGGGACCCGGAGAGGTGCTGGTCGAGGTCGAGGCCTGCGGCGTGTGCCGGACCGATCTTCATCTCGCCGAGGGCGACCTGTCTCCGCGACGCCCGCGAACCGTGCCCGGCCACGAGGTCGTGGGCCGGGTGGTCGCGTCAGGTCCGGCTTCGGAACGGCTCGCGCCGGGCAGCCGCGTGGGTGTGGCCTGGCTCCGCTCGACCTGCGGGCGCTGCCGTCACTGTCTCAGGGGCGCGGAGAACCTCTGCCCCTTCTCCACCTACACCGGCTGGGACGCCGACGGGGGTTACGCCGGATACCTGACCGTCCCCGAGGACTACGCCTACCCCCTTCCCGAAGACGTCCCCGCCGAGAAGCTCGCGCCGCTGCTGTGCGCCGGGATCATCGGGTATCGCGCCCTGCTCCGCTGCGACCTGCCGCCGGGCGGGCGGCTGGGCATCTACGGCTTCGGCGGCTCGGCCCACCTGACCGCGCAGGTCGCCCTCGCCCAGGGCGCGACCGTGCACGTCCTGACCCGATCCGCCAGGGCCCGGGAGCTGGCGCGGACGCTGGGCGCGGCCTCGGCGGGCGGCGACACGGACGCGCCACCCGAGCCGCTGGACGCCGCCATCCTGTTCGCCCCGGTGGGCGAGCTGGTCCCGGTCGCGCTGGCCGCCCTGGACCGGGGAGGCGTCCTCGCGGTGGCGGGCATCCACCTGAGCGACATTCCCCCCCTGAACTACCAGCGCCACCTGTTCCAGGAACGGACGCTGCGCAGCGTCACCGCCAACACCCGCGCCGACGGCCGGGCGTACCTGGACCTCGCCTCGGCCCATCCACCCCGGGTGACGACCGTGCCCTACCCCTTCGACTCCGCGGACCGGGCCCTGGACGACCTGGCCGCCGGCCGCTTCGAGGGCGCCGCCGTACTCATCGAAGACGCGAACGCGCACGAGCGGACCTGA
- a CDS encoding L,D-transpeptidase family protein yields the protein MSAVLLALVMVSGGFFGAGTASAAAPPPPAQGRQLITVTADSYRKTTATLVAYTAEDGNWVKTYGPWTAHVGKNGIAPPGRKREGDGRTPSGTYGFDFMFGVKPDPGVKFPYRQAFSYDKWNDDSASPLYNTWVDSRHADAGTAPENMVTIPAYNHGAVISYNTKDRTPHLGSAIFLHISSTPTTGCVGLPDGELLRLLRWMDPKHSPQIDIKVA from the coding sequence GTGAGTGCCGTCCTTCTCGCGCTCGTCATGGTCTCCGGGGGGTTCTTCGGTGCCGGCACCGCGTCCGCCGCCGCTCCACCGCCCCCGGCGCAGGGACGGCAGCTCATCACCGTGACGGCCGACTCCTACCGGAAGACCACCGCCACCCTGGTCGCCTACACCGCGGAGGACGGCAACTGGGTGAAGACGTACGGGCCGTGGACGGCGCACGTCGGCAAGAACGGCATCGCCCCGCCGGGCCGGAAGCGGGAGGGCGACGGGCGCACCCCGTCCGGCACGTACGGGTTCGACTTCATGTTCGGGGTCAAGCCCGACCCCGGGGTGAAGTTCCCCTACCGGCAGGCGTTCTCCTACGACAAGTGGAACGACGACTCCGCCAGTCCCCTCTACAACACGTGGGTGGACTCCCGCCACGCCGATGCCGGGACCGCCCCCGAGAACATGGTGACCATACCGGCCTACAACCACGGCGCCGTGATCTCCTACAACACCAAGGACCGCACGCCCCACCTGGGTAGCGCGATCTTCCTTCACATCAGCAGCACGCCCACCACCGGCTGCGTCGGCCTGCCGGACGGCGAACTGCTGCGGTTGCTGCGCTGGATGGATCCGAAGCACTCCCCGCAGATAGACATAAAAGTCGCCTGA